In Spirosoma pollinicola, the genomic window ACCTGTTCAGAATAGATGAGAAGCGACGCCATCCGCCCCGGCGATTTCAGGTCGCCATAGATTTTCTGATAGTTGACCAGGGAACGCGCTCCGTTATAAACGGCATTACCTGTAACTGACCAGTAGCCAGAAACTGAAGGACTGCCTGAAAATTTCGATTGGCTGTCCAGCGTACATACGCCAGCGGATAATCTTGTCCTTTCTGTTCATAATCAGCATCATAGCGACCGGGACCGTAGGAGCACGAAATCCGAAACGTAAGTTCTTTTTCGTAAAAATCAGCCCGATTCATCGACAGATCAATAACGCCAACCAGAATAACGGCTCCCTTTTGGCGACTCATGCGGGCGGTCTGCGACAGCAATTCATCTGCCCGAGCCGAAGCCGTAATGATAACACCATCTGCCCCTACCTCATTGGTCAGCGCCATAACCGCTTTTACCGGATCTGTTCCCAAGCCAAGGTTAAGGCTGGTTATTCCCCGTTCAGCGGCTAACAGGCACCTGCTTTCGTCAATGTCTATGCCGATCACGCGATGCCCCGTAATTCGGAGCAATTCAGCGGTGAGCAGCCCAATCAACCCCAGCCCGATAACGACAACGGTTTCGCCAATACTCGCGTTTAGGAGTCGAATACTATGCAGGGCAATGGCTCCCACAACGGTAAAGGCGGCTTCGTCGTCGCTTACCGAATCGGGAATGAGGGCAACCAGATTGCGGGCTACACAAACGACCTCGGCATGAGGGCCGTTAGAAACTACCCGATTACCGATTCGTATATCGGTCACACCATCACCCACCGCCAGCACCGTTCCAACGTTGCAATAGCCGAGCGGCAACGGCTGGTTCAACTTCCGACGAACTGCCTCTACGGTTGCCAGTAGCCCGTCGGACTGGATTTTTGCCAGCACCTGCTTTACCTTATCAGGTTGTTGGCGCACCTTGGCCAGTAGATTGGCTTTCCCAAACTCAACCAGCATCCGCTCCGTTCCCAACGACACCAGCGACCGCCGGGTCTGAATCAGCACATGCCCTGGTCGTACCTGTGGCGTTAGCACATCGTCGAGTACTGTTTCGCCCGTGTTGAGATTCTGGATAAGTTGTTTCATACTTCGTGCATCGCTGTGGTATACAGTATTTTTGCGATTCGACCGGCGGTTTTGCCATCCCACAAGGGCGGTATCCGGCCAACTTTAGCACGACCATTCAGGACTTCCAGTAGTTTCTGGTGGGTGGTTTCCGGCTCTAAATCGGCGAGTAATTGATTCGTACCCAGTTCGATAGTTACAGGTCGCTCGGTCGTGTCTCGGAAAGTGAGGCAGGGAACGTTTAAATATGTTGTTTCTTCCTGAATGCCGCCCGAGTCGGTCAGAACGATAGCCGCGTGTTCCATTAGGTTCAGAAATTCCAGATACCCCTGCGGCTCCAATAGTCTCAGGTTTGGGATGGATACCAGAGGAGGCATCAGGTTGAGTCGGGTCAGGCTCGCGCGGGTACGAGGATGAAGAGGGAACACAACTGTTTTGTGGAAAGCGGTATTCTTTACCAATTTCAGGACTTTTTCCAACCCCTGTCGGGTATCCACATTTACAGGCCGGTGCATGGTCATGAGCACATAATTTCGGGGCGATAGACCAAGCAACCGAAGTGTATTCAACTCAGCCGCTTTCCGGCGATACTGCACCAGTGAGTCGATCATTACGTTGCCCACAAAATGAACCCGCTCGTTGGCAACACCTTCCCGGCGAAGGTTATCCAGTCCGGCCTGTTCGGTTACGAACAGCAAATCGGCGAGGGCGTCGGTCTGAATCCGGTTGATTTCTTCGGGCATCTGCCCATCGCCCGACCGAAGGCCCGCTTCCACGTGCGCCACCTGAACGCCCATTTTCGAGGCTATCTGGGCACATGCCAATGTGCTTGTTACATCGCCAACAACCAGCACCCAATCGGGCTGTTCGACACGAATTACAGCGGCAAACGTTTGCCTGATCTCGGCCATTTGCTGCTCTGGCGTTCCGGCTCGGACGTTCAGGGAATAATCGGGCTGAGGTAGGTCGAGTTGCTGGATAAAGACCGCACTCAGCCGAGCGTCGTAATGCTGTCCTGTATGGACAATTTTCGACTGAATACCCGGCACATTCAGAAAAGCCCGATGCAACGGGGCTACTTTCATAAAATTCGGCCGAGCCCCAACAACGCTCAGAATTTTCATGGTATGGATATGTGCGAGAAAGTTGTCTGAACTGTATTTTTTGCCAGTTTTAAAAACCCCTAAATCCCCTAAGGGGACTTATTTCAACGTCAAACAAAAGTCCCCTTTAGGGGATTTAGGGGTTTTCAAACGGTTTCTAAAAATTCTCCAGTCCCGTCACCTGAATGACCGAGGACGTTTCGAGGGCTTCTCTGGTTTTGAGCATCAGGTAACCTGTTTCCCAGATCATCCTGATTGTCTCCTGCTTTGACGGTTCAGACAGCATCAAGTAACTATTTTGGACTGAACGCTTATGACCATGATCTCTAACCCACAATCGCCGACGAATTACAGTTTCGGTTATGTCCAGTCGAAGCGTTTTGAAATCGGTCAGGCTGGCCAGTAAATTTCCCTTGTGAACATTCAATGCTTCGCGAACGCCTTCAAACGTGTGCCCCTTCGCCGAAAAGGTGATTGTCGCGATGGAGCCATCGGCAAACAAATAGGAGACGCTAATGTCGCAGTCCGATTGGTAGGAACGCACGGGAGTTAGTTGAACAGGAAAGCGGCTGGCTTCGGGAATTAACCGCAGTGTAAAATCAATCCAATGACACAGATTGCCCAGAATTCGGCCGCCCTCTTGTTCCGAAAAATACCAATGATCGGCAGCAATGGCGTGCCCTGCTACAAACCAGTTGAGCATGGCCGGGCCGGATTGAGCATCTACATAGCGTTTTAGCAACAACCCAAGTTCACTCTCGGGCCGGTTGAATCCTATCCTAACGCGCCCCTTATACGCACGTATTGCCGCACACAAGCGCACCAGTTGATCTTCACTCACCACGTGCGGCTTTTCGATATGTACTGCTTTGCCTTGTTTGATGGCAGCAATGGCATATTCAGCGTGGGACGCGTGGTTGGAGACAATATAGACCAGGTCGATGTGCGGGTCGTTTATAACATCGTCGGCGCAGGTGGTATAGTACTCTGCCCGATACCGCTGACCGAGCGAAATGGCCCGTTTTAAGTCGGTGTCCATAACGCCCCGGATGACGGCCCCATATTTTTTGTGGACGTAATAGGCCACATTCGCATAGGCAAACGTACCGCAGCCCAAAATACCAACGTGTTTACCGGTTGACCCTGCAGGCGCGGGCATCGACTGCCTGTGCGAAAACTGCCGTTTCATGTGGCAGTTTGCCTGCACTTTGACCCATGTTCTGGTCAGGCCAAACAAGCGCACATAGCGAACTACTTTCTGAATTTTGATGCGTAAAGGTTGGCGGGTGTAATCCATTATGTTGTAGATAGGTTTCTTGCCGTTTCATAAAAATCGACCCAGCGAGTCGGGTTGGCCGTTATATCGTAATCCCGGCGAGCCAGCTGCAAAGCCCGCTCTCGATACAATTCGTAGTGGCTGGGCGGCATAGTCAGAAATGATTCGATAGCCTGACGAAGTAAATCTGGCTCATTCTGAACCCATCGGCCAGCCTGCTCCTCCTCAAGAATCTGCCAGGGCGTGTTGGTAGAGGCCACAACGGGGGTTCCCTGCGCCAGCGATTCAATGACGACATTGCCAAAATTCTCGGCATGAGAGGGCAAAATCAGCAAATGAGCATCGGCATATAATTGCTCCTTTTGCTCACCCTGCACCACACCGATAAACGACACTTTTGCCGAAATACCCAGCATTCGTACCAATTCGCGCAACGTCCAGGCATACATTTTATCCGAATCCGACCCGGCAATAAGTAGCGAGTACTCACTTCCGCGAAATAACGTTGATGCACTGAGGGCTTCCAGAAGCCGATCAATGCCTTTGATTGGGTGCATTCGACCTATATACAGCAGATAAGGTCGGGCTACCCGAACTATTGGCATAGGCAATTCCATCATCGTTCGGATTTCGCCGATTCGGGCATCCGGCCCAAAATGTTGTCTAATCTGATTGCGTTCCTCTGCGCTGGCAGCATGAAACAACACATCCGAATTAAACCACCGGAATAGCGTCAATAAAAACTGTTTCAACCGGGGTCGAAACGCAAGGGCGGCCGGACTCAATTCACCGTGGGGCGACCATACAATGGGCTTTCTCAATAGCCGACAGCAGATGAGCCAGGCAAAGGAAGCGGGGTAGAAGAGGCTGTTTAGATGCACAACATCGGCCTGCCGAATGGCCCGCCAGCCATACCATATGTGCCTGAGAGGGACATAGAAATGTGGATTTCCGGTATAAATCACTCGTCCACAATCCCGAACCAGCCAACGGTTATGTGGTATCGACGAGGGTATGTCCTGCGATGTAGCCACCACCGTAACGTCGTGCCCGGCGGTGGTGAGCGTCTTTGCCAGCCAGTAAATTGTAGTGGCCGCCCCACCAACGGGCGCGGGGTAAAACCAATCGGCCG contains:
- a CDS encoding zinc-dependent alcohol dehydrogenase, whose translation is MKQLIQNLNTGETVLDDVLTPQVRPGHVLIQTRRSLVSLGTERMLVEFGKANLLAKVRQQPDKVKQVLAKIQSDGLLATVEAVRRKLNQPLPLGYCNVGTVLAVGDGVTDIRIGNRVVSNGPHAEVVCVARNLVALIPDSVSDDEAAFTVVGAIALHSIRLLNASIGETVVVIGLGLIGLLTAELLRITGHRVIGIDIDESRCLLAAERGITSLNLGLGTDPVKAVMALTNEVGADGVIITASARADELLSQTARMSRQKGAVILVGVIDLSMNRADFYEKELTFRISCSYGPGRYDADYEQKGQDYPLAYVRWTANRNFQAVLQFLATGQLQVMPFITERVPWSTIRKSMAT
- the wecB gene encoding non-hydrolyzing UDP-N-acetylglucosamine 2-epimerase, with the protein product MKILSVVGARPNFMKVAPLHRAFLNVPGIQSKIVHTGQHYDARLSAVFIQQLDLPQPDYSLNVRAGTPEQQMAEIRQTFAAVIRVEQPDWVLVVGDVTSTLACAQIASKMGVQVAHVEAGLRSGDGQMPEEINRIQTDALADLLFVTEQAGLDNLRREGVANERVHFVGNVMIDSLVQYRRKAAELNTLRLLGLSPRNYVLMTMHRPVNVDTRQGLEKVLKLVKNTAFHKTVVFPLHPRTRASLTRLNLMPPLVSIPNLRLLEPQGYLEFLNLMEHAAIVLTDSGGIQEETTYLNVPCLTFRDTTERPVTIELGTNQLLADLEPETTHQKLLEVLNGRAKVGRIPPLWDGKTAGRIAKILYTTAMHEV
- a CDS encoding Gfo/Idh/MocA family protein encodes the protein MDYTRQPLRIKIQKVVRYVRLFGLTRTWVKVQANCHMKRQFSHRQSMPAPAGSTGKHVGILGCGTFAYANVAYYVHKKYGAVIRGVMDTDLKRAISLGQRYRAEYYTTCADDVINDPHIDLVYIVSNHASHAEYAIAAIKQGKAVHIEKPHVVSEDQLVRLCAAIRAYKGRVRIGFNRPESELGLLLKRYVDAQSGPAMLNWFVAGHAIAADHWYFSEQEGGRILGNLCHWIDFTLRLIPEASRFPVQLTPVRSYQSDCDISVSYLFADGSIATITFSAKGHTFEGVREALNVHKGNLLASLTDFKTLRLDITETVIRRRLWVRDHGHKRSVQNSYLMLSEPSKQETIRMIWETGYLMLKTREALETSSVIQVTGLENF
- a CDS encoding glycosyltransferase family 4 protein → MKIALSADWFYPAPVGGAATTIYWLAKTLTTAGHDVTVVATSQDIPSSIPHNRWLVRDCGRVIYTGNPHFYVPLRHIWYGWRAIRQADVVHLNSLFYPASFAWLICCRLLRKPIVWSPHGELSPAALAFRPRLKQFLLTLFRWFNSDVLFHAASAEERNQIRQHFGPDARIGEIRTMMELPMPIVRVARPYLLYIGRMHPIKGIDRLLEALSASTLFRGSEYSLLIAGSDSDKMYAWTLRELVRMLGISAKVSFIGVVQGEQKEQLYADAHLLILPSHAENFGNVVIESLAQGTPVVASTNTPWQILEEEQAGRWVQNEPDLLRQAIESFLTMPPSHYELYRERALQLARRDYDITANPTRWVDFYETARNLSTT